TGTTAGgaccactcctcctcctcctcctcctccttctaacATGTGGGCCCTGCATTTTAAACCGTCTGGTAACATTCATCAGGGAGAGAATTAACACAGTCCAACTACTGGTTCTCCGTCAGCGATATCAGCTAATAGGGGAATCAGAAACCtaaaattccatgattggaattatgccCAAGAAAAAGGGGGGAATGTAAAGTTAAAAATGCTAACCTGCCTTCTTAGCTTTTGTAACGTTGCTTGCTTGCCTCAAATTGACTAAAGAACAACCATTTTGAGATGATAATCTCTGGTTAGCCCCTGCCCTGAGAATCTAACCGACTTGTTGTTGCTCTTGAACCTTGCTCCATTGCCTAGCTCCCGaaccctgtctctgtttcctggaaCCCAGGAAACCACCACCCTGCCTGCAGTCACTTTTGGCCTAGCCAAGCAACGCCAGGTGGACTCCACCAATCAATCCCCTCTATATGGAAAGTCCCCTGAGCAAGACCCCCTCCCTAGCTCTGTGGTTTTTCCCTATGTAAACGCTGTGAAGTTGCTAttcggggctcttcacccctcctgcgtgaggactctgtgttgagccccggtgCACCGGTACTTCAATAAACACCTCTTGCTGCATTGCATCGAGAAGCGTCAGTGTCAGTCTTTGGGGTTTCACTCGACTCCCGAGATTTGGAGTCCCTCCATGAGGAGGGATCCCAACAAACAACCCCTGCCGTTGACATGCCGTCTTTCCACAGGTGGTGGGCATCGTGCCAACCAGCAGGACCACCGCAGCCGGGCTGCTCCCGTTGTTCTCGGATGCCGGGAGCCTCAGACGCCCACGTGGGGAACCCCGCAGCACCCCTCTCGAGTAGGACAAGCCTGCAGCCTTCCAACTGGGGACAGAAAAACTTTCCCGAAGGGTTTTGTTGATGGAACTTGAAGAAGTGGTTTAATTTCCAGATCCTGTTTTTCTAAAATGGGTCTCAGTAAATGTCTGGAATAAAGGTTCCCCACATTCACTCCTTACAATAGACTcctaaagaagaaagaacaaaaagattTCAAGAAATCCCACAGCCGGCAATGGAGACACTCTGGAGGGTTGAGaaagaaggatcaccgtgagttcgaggccagcctggggctacagagtgaatgtcaggtcaccctgggctacactgaaaccctaccttaaaaaaaaaaaaaaaaaaaagccggtcgtggtggcgcacacctttaatcccagcactagggaggtagaggtaggaggatcatcatgagttccaggccaccctgacactacatggtgagttccaggtcagcctgagctagagtgagaccctacctaggaaaaccaaaataataacaaaagaaagcTCCTAGAACCCGGCATGGTGATGACGCCTTTAATACCAATAGGTCATTTTGGAGAACCTTCAAATCAGGGAGGGAGGGGCCctaggagatgacttagtggttcaggcatttgccagCGAAGCCTttagacccaggttcgattccccaggacccatattagccagatgcacaaggtggcacatgtttctggaattcctttgcactggttagaggccctgatgaggcctttctcgctctgtctgcctctacttgtgtctttctctcaaatatatatatatgtatatatattatatatatgaaatcccCTGAGACAATTTACTtgcccctttttgtttttctagatagggtttctcactggctcaagctgacctggaattcactatgtagtcccagggcgaccttgaactcatgaggatcctacctctgccatgcAAGTGCAAGTACCACCACCCTGgcactgtttgtttatttttttgtttatgaggtagggttttgctgtagccctgACTAGCTTGGAAttcgctacatagtctcagggtggccctgaacttaaggtgatcctcccacctctgggattaaagatattgcaacaccatgcccagctccttttgaAGAGATACATAGCCAAGCTGGGTAGAAAATGTAGCCCAGTTGTTAATGTACTCGCCTAGCACACACACAGCTCTGAATTTGATCCCTATGTAAACTAGTTGTATGGAGTCAGGAGGGTTAGGAATCCAAGGTCATCCtttgctacatagcaaatttcaggccagcctgggctacctgacaCCTTGactcattgaaaaaaaataatatggaaacacaaaagacccCGCCcccaaatagagctggagagatgtcttagtgattaaggtgcttgcctgcaaaaccaaaggacctcggttcgattccccaggacccacgtaagccagatgctcaaggtggtgcatgtgtctggagttcatttgcagtggctggaagccctggcatgcccttctctctctctttctgcctctttctctctcaaataatttttttttttttggtttttcgaggtagggtctcactctggtccaggctgacctggaattaactctgtcgtctcagggtggccttgaactcatggcaatcctcctacctctgcctctggagtgctgggattaaaggcgtgcgcatccacgcccggctataatttttttttttaaagacccctAAATAGCTAGAACAGCTGTAGGCAGAGAGAGCAGTTCTGGAGACACCCAGTACCTGATCAGAAAGTCCACCACAGGGAGGTGGTCACAGTTCCAGTGCCTCTTCCTTCTGCGGCGTCCCCAGGAGCCAGTTCCCGAACTGAGCCCATGGCAGTGGCCACAGCAGTTTATAAGCAGCCTCCAGCAGTAATAGGGTCACAAAGAGGACAAGGAAGGTTAGGAAGATCTTGTCCAAGGCGCAGCGCAGGGGACCCCTCGGAGGAGTGGGACCCTGGGCAAATGCCAGGAACACATCCCCTTCGTCCATACTGCCTTCCTCCTCCGCCATCCTCCTCCGCCTGACAGCTGGCTGGATCAGCGTGGTGCAGGGATAGAAGGCCTGACTCGGCATGTTCAGGATTAAGGGGCAGGGTGTGGCTGTGCCATGCTGCATCTACTAGGACTGACCCTAATTCCAGCACCAGGGAAGGAAGGCTTTTGAATCTCCAGAACAATTATTTACTCATCTACTGTGTCATGAAAGTCATGCTAATAATACCTAAACTCTACTCAGCTTCACCATAATATAATTCTGCTATTTGAAAATGCAAGGCCCATCATGTGCACGGAATATGTAACTTCCAGTCATTAAGGGTCCACCTTGAACCCCTCCAGATAGAGGAGGAAACAGTAAACCTGCTGTGAGCAGCGGTCACCAAGGGTCTTTTACAGCAGGTGGTCTCGGGTGGGCACAGGGGGCTTCTACTGCACACAAGCTGGTCCTCCTACATCCCCACCCTATGGATGACAAACTAAAACTTAGCCCAtcatggtggtacgtgcctgaaattccagcagtagggaggctgaTTTAGGAGCATCAttgagagttctaggtcagtctggactaacaTAGACTTGTCTCCTAGTAAACTAAcaacctacctacctacctactgtTGTTTGGCATTGTAACACTTTGTAGCCCtagttggcctcaaatttatgatggCCCTTTAGCCTCTGTTTCCTACATGCTGGAATTTTACAGACACGATCCACCACATCTggttcaaacattaaaaaaataagtatttttaagctggcgcacacctttaatcccagcactcgggaggcagaggtagcaggattgccatgagttcaaggccaccctgagagactccatagtgaattcccagtcagcctgggctagagaaaaaagtttttttttggttgggcatggaggcgcacacctttaatgccagcactggggagtcaagaggaaagccaaaaaaaaaaaaattagggctggagagatggctaaggtgcttgcctgtaaaaccaaaggacccaggttcaattctccaggttccacattagccagatgtacatcttgacacatgcatttggaatttgttttcagtggctagaggccctagcacacccattctctctgtccctttctcttcctctgtcccccTGTATCAAATAAgtaacaattaaaaattttttaaattagggctggagagatggcttagcggttaagcgcttgcctgtgaagcctaaggaccccggttcgaggctcggttccccaggtcccacattagccagatgcacaagggggcgcacgcatctggagttcgtttgcagaggctggaagccctggtgcgcccattctctctctctccatctgtctttctctctgtgtctgtcgctctcaaataaataaataaaaaaaaaatttaaaaaaaaaaaaaaaattttaaattatatatatatttggacaggtgtggtggcacatgcctttgatcccagcatttaggaggcagaagtaggaggatcactgtgaatttaagaacagcctgggactacagagttccagtcagcctgggctagagcgagaccttgcttaggaaaaaaaaagtaataaataacaaaaagaaaaaaaaaaaaagaaaggaaccaggcatgatggtgcatgcctttaatcccagcacccaggaagcagaggtaagaggatcacccaaagttcagagccaccctgagactacatagtgaattcaggtcagcctatgctagagcaagaacccaccttgaaaaacaaaaaggaaaaaaacaaacaaacaaacaaaaaaaaaaaaaaaaacggaagaaaggaaggtggtagggagggagagaaagaagggaaacagaagaggagtcatgttcttcagtgttATAGCTCATTGGTAAGTTTTTCATACTCCATTAAGCAACCCctgacttaatttaaaaaaattgtattgagggctgggggtggtggcacacgcctttaatcccagcactcaggaggcagaggtaggaggatcgccgtgagttcaaggccaccctgagactccatagtgaattccaggtcagcctgggctagagtgagaccctacctcaaaaaacaaacaaacagggctggagagatggcttagcggttaagcacttgcctgtgaagcctaaggaccccggttggaggctcagttccccaggtcccacgttagccagatgcacaagggggcgcacgcgtctggagttcgtttgcagaggctggaagccctggcgcgcccattctctctctctccctctatctgtctttctctctgtctctcactctcaaataaataaataaaaaatttaaaaaaatttgtatcGATTGcggagagaatgaatgtgggaatcctagagcctcttgctgctacaaaggaactccagacgcatgtatcactgtgggtactggggaattaaatccaggccagcagattttgcaagcaagtatctttaactgctgagccatctcctcagcctctcatttttaaattttttgtggggggagggtggaCTCCAGGTAGGGGtaggtaacccaggctgacctggaactcactctgttgtcccaggctggcctcaaactcacagtgatcattctacttgttcctccccagtgctgggattaaaagcatgcaccatggCTAAAATATGGAAAAACCagatcccctccctcccccttgcaggcttaagttttatttgtttgtttgctttgttttgtttttttccaggtagggtaacactctagctcaggctaacctggaattcacaatgtagtctcagggtggcctcaaatttatggtgatcctcttacctctatcacctgagtactgagattaaaggtgtgagccaccacacctggctcttttcttttattaatttatttatttattttggtttttctaggtaaggtctcaatctagcccaggctgatctgaactcactatgtagtctcaggctggcctagaactcacagcaatcctcccacctcagattccagagtactgggattaaagacatgtgacaccacacctgtgtttttttaaattctttccttttgttttgcacTCATTGGCTTCATCCTTCTAGCAGAAGATAGGAAGTCAGATGCTTGGTAAAACAATCCAGTAAGAAAATTccaatttgtgggctggagaaatggctcagtggttaaaggtgtttgtttacaaagtctgctggcccctGCTTACttcccaagtgcccatgtaaaaccagatgcacatagtggtacatgcagctggagtttgtagccctgatgcacccatattcacatattctctctttccttcccaatctttttgtttgttttgttttttgaagtaggatctccctgtagcccaggttgtcctagaattcactatgtagtctcagggtggttttgaattcacagggatcccctacctctgactcccgagtgctgggattaaaggtgtgtgccaccacgctcagcctgactcataaatacaaataaaaaatatatatatatttgcttatttgcaaacagagagagagaagggaggcagaaagaatgggtgcaccaggacctccagtcactacaaatgaactcctaatgcatgtgccactttgagcatctgtctttatgttggtactagggaattcaacTCAGGTTAtacagctttgcaggcaagcacttagtcACTCAGCCATGTCTCCACtcaatgtctattttattttttggagttttaaatttttttattgacaacttccataattgtaaacaatatccttggtaattccctccctccccccactttcccctttgaaactccactctccatcatatcccctcccccactcaatcagtctcttttattttgatgtcatgatcttttcctcctattatgatggtcttatgtaggtagtgtcaggaactgtgaggccatggatattcagaccattttgtgtctggaggagcacattgtaaggagtcctacccttcctttggctcttatattctttctgccacctcttccacaatggaccctgagccttggaaggtgtgatagagatatttcagtgctgaacactcctctgtcacttctcagcaccatggtgccttctgagtcatcccaaggtcactgccatctgaaaagagaaggttctctaaccaaaagtgggagtagcattaatataagggtatgaacagtaagagaagtgcttactgggcagtttggtaagcatagtatatacatttagccagacagcagcaaatgttacacccctagggctcatgactacccctgttgtaggttttcagtatcaggaatatattccctctcatggagcgggcctccagccaagttagagggtggttggtttcccccaaacaaatgtgccactattgcaccctttggctcatttggcctgttggccaaatataaggcttgcagtgtccactgttgggtatctccactggtgatttctctctctcccattgaactgcatgcagcatggctttttccagctgtcagctggtcttcatggaggaggttttcagctccagcagggtttatcagtggccttgcagcccaagtatgtggaatcttcagcaatatggtcttaccatccattcctggtgggaaaccaagggcctcagtaatggcctgtaatgttttgggggcatcagggacctccttgacttgcaactcactggaaggtatcccatccctggcactgaaaattttctagtaacaatctatggctcctgtatgttccattgtcaaaaaaaagtaggtttccatatgacttatttatatcctcttagattttgattagccctccctccacctttcctttactcagtctcttcccctgacctcacttaggttttttcacccccattaatccattcttctacttacaaatatacaataccatcctgttaatACCCCACTCCCTCCCTGTCTATTCCCTTTTTTATCTcctttgtagcttactggcctacactactgagtttttttattttttgaggcagggtctcactctagcccaggatgatctggaatcactgtgtattctcaggatggccttgaactcatggtgattctcctacctctgccttctgagtgctgggactaaaggcatgcgccaccccaccatgcctggcccagcccAAATTTCTCAGGTGACATGATTtgggggcacaaacagaaaattccttagcaataaaTCAGTGATAAGAACAGCCAGCCGTAGTGATGctcacctttattcccagcactcaggaggcagaggtaggaggatcacctgaattccaggtcagcctgggctagagcgagaccctactccTTCCCCTCCAAAAAAATGTCCAGTGTAGACAGAATATCAGCAAACAGCTATAACCTCAGTACTCCAGAGACGGAGGCAGAACTGTCTTGGGGTTCAGGTGATCCAGGGCAACATAGTGTACaacagccagggctacagaatgagaccctgtctgaaacaaaacaaactgaaagccaggcgtggcggcagacacttttaatcccagggctAGGCTAGGAGGTTCACTTGAGTTCCGGGCAAGCCtaattacagagtgagtcccaggtcagcctgccaaaaaaaaaaaaaaaaaaccacacagagCACTTTCCCCAAAGAATAGTTTCCAAAAGGCCCTCTTGTCTTCTGTGTCTTCTGAAGTGGCCGCTAAGTGGCCGTTCCTGTAGTCTGAAAGAGGAGCCTATGCTTCTGGTCTGAGGATTATTTTATTCTTGACACAGGagctcatgtatctcaggcttgcctcattatgtagccaaagatgactgtgaacttgtgatcctcctactaccacctccccagtgctaggattacagaactGGGCCACCATGCAAGTCTACAAATactcccttattttttattttattttattttattttattttattttattttattttattttattttattttattttattttattttattttattttattttattttattttattttattttttgagatagggtcttggtctagtctgggctgacctggaattcatgtagtttcaggctggcctcaaatttacattgattctcctacctcaacctgagctagggtgagaccctaccttgtaaaaccatcTATAGGTGATAGAGAGATGATAGACAGATGTGGAAGTCCACCTTGGAAGTAAACAGTAGCAATCATGTCAGTGTATGGGGGTGGGACCCAGGAGCTTGCTGATTGACTTATACAATTATTTCCAAAAGTACAAAAATTTTTCataaggccaggcatagtggcgcatacctttaaccacagcacttaggaggcagaggtaggattgctgtgagttcaaggtcaccctgagactgcatagtgaatttcaggtcagcctgggctagagtgagaccctacctcaaaaaacaaaaaataaaaataataataaacaaataaaaaataagcaagaaagggctggagagatggcttagtggttaagcgcttgcctgtgaagccaaaggaccccagtttgaggctcaattcctcaggacccacattagccagatgcacaagggggcgcatgcgtctggagtttgtttgcagtggctggaggccctggcgtgcccattctatctctctctctgcctctttctctctctgtcactctcaaataaataataaaaataaacaacagggctggagagatggcttagcggttaagcgctcacctatgaagcctatggaccccggttcgaggcccggttccccaggtcccacgttagccagatgcacaagggggcgcacgcgtctggagttcgtttgcagaggctggaagccctggtgcgcccattctctcactctccctctatctgtctttctctctgtgtctgttgctctcaaataaataaataaaaaatgaacaaaaataaaaaataaaaaaaaaataaacaacaaaaaaattttaaaaaataagcaagaaagcagggtgtggttgtgcacacctttaatcccagcactcaggagacagatgtaggaggatcaccttgagttctaggccaccctgagactgcatagcgaattctcacacagcctgagctagagcaagaccctacctcaaaaaaaaaaaaaaacaaaaaaacaagtaaactgggtgtgttggctcatgcctttaatgcttttaatcccagcacttgggaggcagaggtaggagatttctgtgagttcgaggccaccctgagacacaatagtgaattctaggtcagcctgggctactttggGGGGGAGGcgacagaaaaatataaaagatacaTTGTTcatgagaagaaagaagagacacttCCTAAATGGTTTATCCAAGCCAAGCCCAGCTGGAGAAGCCTAGGGGCTGCGGTTCTCCAGGCGGCCCTGTCTGGTGCTGGCTGAAGTCAAGTGTTTTCTAGCTGTGAGTGCAGCTCGGAGGCTGGGGTTCCTTGCTGGAACGTGGCCTTGAGCTGTGAgaggttcagggtggcctcaaacacacagaaatcctcctccctctggggTTAAGGGCaggcatcaccacgcctggctaaatcaGAAATTTTAAGATGAGTTGCTCAGTCCCATGAGCCCTAGTTCCCACACCCCCTGGGCATGCGCACGGGATCACAATGTGGACAGACCATTTCTGTCTCTGCTGTGAGCTCTGTCGGTACACACGGGCCATCTGGACCTATACATTTCAAAGATCCGTCTCAGAGGTATGAAGTGGATTGGAAGAGCAAGCAAGCTGCAGGAGGACACCGGAAAAAAACGCACTTCACCTAACGTTTGGGAGGGTGGGAAATGGCAGTCTCCTGCAGGGAAGGGAAGTAtgtggaggaagaggcaggcagaCTTGCGATCAAGACAAGCGATCAAGACCACGGAGAACACtctgaggcagagatggaagttttatttgggaaaaacaagagctgccaggactggctcTCAGGAATGGGAGCAGTCATCTGGGGGTCACAGAGCGTGGTGGGCTTTATAGgttcttcagctgggggaagctgaggaagggaaggaatttttcttgttggggcagtaactctctgttctttacattatccatagggtgagaccagaagtgacccggtgagagatggggggagggcaCTAAATCCGGATTTGAGGCATCCTTAATGGCTGGGCAATTTCCTGAAGAATGGAGATGACCTACTCCCTTATATCCCTCTGTTGCCATCCTGTTTTCTTTGGTGACTCCCTTTTTGGAAAGCCCATCTCGAACTAACACACATATgcccttaggtttttttttttttggttattcgaggcagggtttcactcaagcccaggctgacctggaattcactatagagtctcagggtggccttgaactaacagcgatcctcctacctctgcctcccaggtgctggacttaaaggcctgtgccaccatgcccagctatcttttTATTTGAATTCTATATTTTCCTTTGTGGTGCTA
Above is a window of Jaculus jaculus isolate mJacJac1 chromosome 8, mJacJac1.mat.Y.cur, whole genome shotgun sequence DNA encoding:
- the Smim40 gene encoding small integral membrane protein 40, encoding MAEEEGSMDEGDVFLAFAQGPTPPRGPLRCALDKIFLTFLVLFVTLLLLEAAYKLLWPLPWAQFGNWLLGTPQKEEALEL